A single window of Pontibacillus chungwhensis DNA harbors:
- a CDS encoding peptide chain release factor 3 → MSVQNEMKKRRTFAIISHPDAGKTTLTEKFLLFGNLIRESGTVKGKKTGKFATSDWMDIEKQRGISVTSSVMNFPYKDYQVNILDTPGHEDFSEDTYRTLTAVDSVVMIIDGTKGIEAQTLKLFKVCKMRGIPIFTFINKLDREGRDPFDLLDEIESELGIETYAMNWPVGMGKRFRGILDRQNDQFVQFTGNETETSIPYNEINDHPELAEDETFAGAFEELELLEGAGVEFSMDAVQNGEQTPVFFGSALAPFGVRTFFEEFISMAPQPAPRKASGEMISPDKEEFSGFIFKIQANMNPAHRDRVAFVRVCSGKFERGMNVTLDRTGKSIKLAQTQQFVASSRETIQEAYAGDIIGIYDPNVYRIGDTLVEGKDTFHFEELPQFPPEVFKKVVVENVMKSKQFKKGLEQLVQEGAIQLFRSLRSDEYIIGAVGQLQYDVFEYRMKNEYNVGVRFEDIGERIPRWLNSEQVDRSKFDDRSLLVKDREDNYLALFKNDFSLRWFQDKNPDIELIDLFEVNQYSQ, encoded by the coding sequence ATGAGTGTACAAAACGAAATGAAAAAGCGCCGGACGTTTGCGATTATCTCGCACCCGGATGCTGGTAAAACAACGTTAACAGAGAAATTCTTATTATTTGGTAACCTGATTCGTGAGTCAGGTACCGTTAAAGGGAAAAAGACGGGCAAATTCGCAACATCTGACTGGATGGATATTGAGAAGCAGCGTGGTATTTCTGTCACGTCTTCTGTTATGAATTTTCCTTATAAAGATTACCAGGTCAATATCTTAGATACCCCTGGTCACGAAGATTTCAGTGAGGATACGTATCGTACTCTGACTGCCGTGGATAGTGTTGTCATGATTATTGACGGAACAAAGGGGATTGAGGCGCAAACGCTTAAGCTCTTTAAAGTTTGTAAGATGCGCGGAATTCCGATCTTTACGTTTATTAACAAGTTAGACCGTGAAGGCCGAGATCCTTTCGATCTATTAGATGAAATTGAATCAGAGCTTGGCATTGAGACGTATGCCATGAACTGGCCTGTTGGAATGGGCAAACGTTTCAGAGGAATTCTTGACCGTCAGAACGACCAATTTGTTCAGTTCACAGGGAATGAAACGGAAACGTCTATTCCGTATAACGAGATTAACGATCATCCTGAATTGGCTGAAGATGAGACATTTGCCGGTGCATTCGAAGAGCTTGAGCTGCTTGAAGGAGCTGGTGTTGAGTTTTCTATGGATGCGGTCCAGAATGGAGAGCAAACGCCTGTATTCTTCGGTAGTGCGCTTGCGCCATTTGGCGTTCGTACGTTCTTTGAAGAATTTATCTCAATGGCCCCTCAACCTGCACCACGTAAGGCTTCAGGTGAAATGATTTCACCGGATAAAGAAGAGTTCTCAGGCTTTATCTTTAAGATTCAAGCCAATATGAACCCGGCTCACCGTGACCGTGTGGCATTTGTACGCGTTTGTTCCGGTAAGTTTGAAAGAGGAATGAACGTTACGTTAGACCGAACGGGTAAGAGTATTAAATTAGCTCAGACGCAGCAGTTTGTTGCCTCTTCTCGGGAAACGATTCAGGAAGCTTATGCGGGTGACATTATCGGAATTTATGACCCGAACGTTTACCGAATTGGTGATACGCTTGTAGAAGGGAAAGATACGTTCCACTTTGAAGAACTGCCACAGTTCCCACCTGAAGTATTTAAGAAAGTTGTAGTGGAGAACGTTATGAAGTCGAAGCAGTTCAAGAAAGGACTTGAGCAGCTTGTCCAAGAAGGGGCTATTCAGTTGTTCCGAAGCCTTCGCAGTGACGAGTATATTATCGGGGCAGTCGGACAACTTCAGTATGATGTATTTGAATATCGTATGAAGAACGAATATAACGTAGGCGTCCGCTTTGAAGATATCGGAGAACGGATTCCTCGTTGGCTGAACTCAGAACAAGTCGATCGTTCGAAGTTCGACGACCGCAGCCTACTTGTAAAAGACCGTGAAGACAACTATCTTGCTCTATTTAAAAACGACTTCTCCTTACGTTGGTTCCAGGATAAAAATCCAGACATTGAACTCATCGACCTGTTTGAAGTCAACCAATATAGCCAATAA
- a CDS encoding ATP-binding protein, protein MRDFFKKSIRRQFQFIMMAIFVLALVGISIILAIQAQVKEKYVNERESLVNQTEIAEEIAQSYNEMIMRARGYLAFLNNNEWELTQEAHANLVGLLEELQEYDLSEEEQEVYQNLSQYVDKYWTTLLPTAKEFADNGDYEELVSISQEEDGTSQINRYLSQNKEIVATNERELEEAHEAFLDNTNRITYALGLLIVLLFIIISLATKRMSKSIGQPLQELSEASEQLALGEDVSFPSTKRRDELGTLANALSSMAFVIKEREEDLQAHNEELQAQQDELTEQQERLEDSVVEIKNLNMAINEATILSVTDTQGVITDVNDKFCEVSGYSPKDIIGQPHTAMYSEHRPEFYESMIQTLRQGRIWKGEVKNRAKDGSFYWVDSTIVPYKNERQGVEQYYVIQFDITNMVEAEQELKELLEETNRTKLTLEHYNELNHALSITLNMDELLETVLFQLQQIFSFDKGMLTVLGSSEYASISVSEEAAKRMRAFIQEQVYVRLEETEAPYVVKREALEGERGYHEGTLYSYDVFAPVFDARGELQAVFGGTRVGLPFNEEELLELEGILSRVSLSFEKLFLYEETEQSRQLNQDIIDNVNEGIQFIDEEGALIQYNNQLCSFMEAGDCEKCLNQPFSYWLTFFNDRVEEPDAMKAFFEKAIFQSTGSSQYRYEVAGLDRRIIEVYAEPIYRREERLGTLFVHRDITSQYEVDQMKSELVSTVSHELRTPLASVLGYTELMLNRDLKPEKQKRYLTTIEKEAKRLTNLINDFLDLQRMESGRQVYEKELVNVEEVAQEVIDSFPYSAQHEVYLNNHSSKLPVMADREKLIQVFTNLISNAIKFSPNGGKVVVTMNGNEQELFIHVADDGLGIPDPELPKLFKKFHRIDNSERRKIGGTGLGLSIVKEIIEAHGGSISVRSEVGKGSVFTIILPLAQPNAEGDGSVLTPDLPLIMVIEDDHSLAMLIREELKGTGFNVLHYASGEAAVRELDTYEPDGFVIDLMLADELDGWDVIKEIKKRPALENIPIFISTALDDKTKGEEWGIEHYLTKPYPPNKLSTTILRTLLQQEKNGQILVAKDEE, encoded by the coding sequence ATGCGTGATTTCTTTAAGAAAAGCATCAGAAGACAATTTCAGTTCATTATGATGGCTATCTTTGTGCTCGCCCTTGTTGGGATTTCTATTATTCTCGCAATTCAAGCACAGGTGAAAGAGAAGTATGTGAACGAGAGAGAGTCCCTTGTGAATCAAACGGAGATCGCAGAGGAAATCGCCCAATCCTATAATGAAATGATTATGAGGGCGAGAGGGTATTTAGCTTTTTTGAATAACAATGAATGGGAGCTCACACAAGAGGCTCATGCCAATCTGGTCGGCCTTTTAGAAGAATTACAAGAGTATGATTTAAGCGAGGAAGAACAGGAGGTCTATCAGAATCTTTCTCAGTACGTCGATAAATACTGGACTACTCTTTTGCCAACAGCTAAGGAATTCGCAGACAATGGGGATTACGAAGAGCTTGTCAGTATATCACAAGAGGAAGATGGAACCTCTCAAATTAACCGTTACCTATCTCAGAATAAGGAAATCGTGGCTACAAATGAACGAGAGCTTGAAGAGGCGCACGAAGCCTTTTTGGACAACACAAATCGGATTACCTATGCGCTCGGTTTGTTGATTGTGCTCTTGTTTATCATTATTAGTCTTGCCACGAAGCGGATGTCTAAAAGTATTGGCCAGCCGCTACAGGAGTTATCGGAAGCCTCTGAACAACTTGCCCTTGGAGAAGATGTATCATTCCCGTCCACTAAGCGTAGGGATGAGCTTGGAACGTTAGCCAATGCGCTTTCTTCTATGGCTTTTGTGATTAAAGAACGGGAAGAAGATTTGCAGGCTCATAATGAAGAGTTACAGGCTCAACAGGATGAACTCACCGAGCAACAAGAAAGGCTAGAGGATTCCGTAGTAGAAATTAAGAATTTAAATATGGCGATTAATGAAGCTACGATTCTTTCCGTTACGGATACCCAAGGAGTCATTACAGATGTGAATGATAAGTTTTGTGAGGTTTCAGGTTATAGCCCGAAAGACATTATTGGCCAGCCTCATACTGCTATGTATTCTGAGCACCGTCCAGAGTTCTATGAAAGCATGATCCAGACGTTACGACAAGGTCGAATCTGGAAGGGTGAAGTGAAGAACCGAGCGAAAGATGGCTCATTTTATTGGGTGGATTCTACGATTGTTCCTTATAAGAATGAGCGTCAAGGGGTCGAGCAGTATTATGTGATTCAGTTTGACATTACAAATATGGTGGAAGCCGAGCAAGAATTAAAAGAGCTTTTAGAAGAAACGAATCGAACGAAGCTTACGCTTGAACACTATAATGAGTTAAACCATGCATTATCCATCACGCTCAACATGGATGAATTGCTTGAGACGGTATTGTTCCAGCTTCAGCAGATCTTCTCGTTTGATAAAGGGATGTTGACGGTGCTTGGTAGTTCTGAATATGCAAGTATTAGCGTGTCAGAAGAAGCGGCTAAGCGGATGCGTGCCTTTATTCAAGAACAGGTTTACGTGCGGCTAGAAGAAACGGAAGCTCCTTATGTGGTGAAGAGGGAAGCGCTTGAAGGGGAACGTGGGTATCATGAGGGAACGCTCTATAGTTATGACGTCTTCGCTCCTGTTTTTGACGCGAGGGGTGAACTTCAGGCCGTGTTTGGCGGAACCCGTGTAGGATTGCCATTTAATGAAGAAGAATTACTGGAGCTTGAAGGCATATTGAGTCGTGTCTCCTTATCATTTGAGAAGTTGTTCTTATATGAAGAAACGGAACAAAGTCGTCAATTGAACCAGGACATTATCGATAATGTGAATGAAGGGATCCAGTTTATTGATGAAGAAGGGGCGCTCATTCAGTATAACAATCAGCTGTGTAGCTTCATGGAGGCAGGGGATTGTGAGAAATGCCTCAATCAACCGTTCTCCTATTGGCTGACGTTTTTCAACGATCGGGTTGAAGAGCCTGATGCAATGAAGGCCTTTTTTGAAAAAGCGATCTTCCAATCTACCGGAAGTTCTCAATACAGATACGAGGTTGCAGGATTAGATCGAAGAATTATAGAAGTGTACGCAGAACCGATCTATCGTCGTGAAGAGCGCCTCGGGACGTTGTTTGTTCATCGCGACATTACGTCTCAATATGAAGTGGATCAAATGAAGTCAGAACTTGTGAGCACGGTGAGTCATGAACTACGCACGCCCCTTGCGAGTGTACTTGGATATACAGAGCTAATGCTCAATCGTGATTTGAAACCTGAGAAACAAAAGAGGTATTTGACTACGATTGAGAAAGAGGCGAAACGCTTAACGAATTTAATTAACGATTTCCTCGACTTGCAGCGGATGGAGTCAGGGAGACAAGTATATGAGAAAGAATTGGTGAACGTTGAAGAAGTCGCTCAGGAAGTGATTGACTCCTTCCCTTATTCCGCACAACACGAAGTTTATCTTAACAACCATTCTTCTAAGCTGCCTGTGATGGCCGATAGGGAAAAATTGATTCAGGTGTTTACGAATTTAATCAGTAATGCCATTAAGTTCTCTCCGAATGGAGGGAAAGTGGTCGTGACGATGAACGGAAACGAGCAGGAACTCTTTATCCACGTTGCGGATGATGGACTTGGCATACCGGATCCGGAACTGCCAAAGTTGTTTAAGAAGTTTCACCGTATTGATAATTCAGAGCGTCGAAAGATTGGTGGAACAGGTCTTGGACTTTCCATTGTTAAGGAAATCATCGAAGCCCACGGTGGCTCCATTTCTGTTCGTTCAGAGGTCGGAAAAGGAAGCGTCTTTACGATCATCCTTCCTCTTGCTCAGCCGAATGCGGAGGGGGATGGCAGTGTGCTTACCCCTGATTTGCCGCTTATTATGGTGATCGAAGATGATCATAGCCTAGCGATGTTGATCCGGGAGGAGTTAAAAGGGACCGGATTCAATGTGCTTCATTACGCAAGTGGTGAAGCGGCGGTTCGTGAGCTCGATACGTATGAGCCAGACGGATTTGTAATTGATCTGATGCTTGCGGATGAATTAGATGGCTGGGATGTGATTAAGGAAATTAAAAAGCGACCGGCATTAGAGAATATCCCGATCTTTATCTCGACAGCTCTCGATGATAAAACGAAAGGCGAGGAATGGGGCATTGAGCATTATTTAACGAAACCCTACCCTCCGAATAAGCTATCGACAACCATCCTCAGAACGTTATTACAACAAGAGAAGAATGGTCAGATCTTAGTTGCAAAGGATGAAGAGTGA
- a CDS encoding response regulator — MKRILIADDEEVLRMLIVDTLEEEGYELEEAEDGNEAFQKVQNDDYDLLILDYMMPGMTGIEVAEKIKDLQGKENMKIMMLTAKNQQKDVDASKAAGIQYYMAKPFSPLQLIELVEDILDA, encoded by the coding sequence GTGAAGCGAATTTTGATCGCGGATGATGAAGAAGTATTACGTATGTTAATTGTCGATACATTAGAGGAAGAAGGGTACGAACTCGAAGAAGCGGAAGATGGGAATGAAGCTTTTCAGAAAGTGCAAAACGATGACTATGATCTTCTTATACTAGATTATATGATGCCTGGAATGACAGGAATTGAAGTGGCGGAGAAGATTAAAGATTTACAAGGGAAAGAAAACATGAAGATTATGATGCTAACGGCTAAGAACCAGCAAAAGGATGTTGATGCGTCTAAGGCTGCTGGTATTCAATATTACATGGCTAAACCGTTCAGCCCTCTTCAATTAATTGAACTTGTGGAGGATATTCTGGATGCGTGA
- a CDS encoding diguanylate cyclase, whose translation MQKYQTLFLKRTRSTLQSWSEHQRITNEAMYQFLHSLKGTASSIGLPSITEVAARLMQQLPSPDGYEWEKERWISFLTPLTEELKKHSSVEIEAEPLVESVAQETSSKGSLVLVVGDQIDRISNLKDMLEEHYAVMVAANETKAVEVFYSQKPDYVIIDLHRKEDHGFNVLASIANKARHSFVPTLLVEEEPHSMLRKKAYEAGAFDIVHSPFENAEVLALIQNRLELKRLLQAQILLDELTGAYNRKFLQEELQRQWAEYERHETTFSVALLDLDRFKNINDTYGHDTGDQVLKQFATTIMTNKRQGDFFIRYGGEEFMLVMPKTSQEQASLIVDRLLQAFVAQTFEKEEATFSCSFSSGVAAVQDEIKHGDELISKADQALYMAKRNGRNQVRVYDENEGELGQKLDVLRIGIIDDDPIIHELLQDHLRKLTFKGHRVELRTFREGEEFFESKWYQQDGKFVLLLDGVMPRMDGLEVLRKLRSECSVDQFVIIMLTGRKKDQDIVKALDLGADDYITKPFSVSELEARVKRLAQRLLF comes from the coding sequence GTGCAAAAGTATCAGACATTATTTCTGAAGCGGACCCGTTCTACTCTCCAAAGCTGGTCAGAGCATCAACGTATAACAAATGAGGCGATGTATCAGTTTTTGCATTCTTTAAAGGGAACGGCTTCTTCTATTGGTTTACCTTCTATTACGGAGGTGGCGGCGAGGCTCATGCAGCAGTTGCCATCACCTGACGGGTATGAATGGGAGAAAGAAAGGTGGATTTCATTCTTAACTCCGCTTACAGAAGAGTTGAAAAAGCATTCGTCGGTTGAAATCGAAGCGGAGCCATTGGTTGAGAGTGTGGCACAAGAAACTTCTTCGAAGGGGTCGCTCGTTTTGGTTGTTGGTGATCAAATTGACCGTATTTCGAATTTGAAAGATATGCTTGAAGAACACTATGCCGTTATGGTGGCAGCGAACGAGACGAAGGCGGTTGAAGTATTTTATAGTCAAAAACCTGATTACGTTATTATCGATTTGCACCGGAAAGAAGATCATGGATTTAACGTGCTTGCAAGCATTGCCAATAAAGCCAGACATAGTTTTGTGCCGACATTGCTTGTAGAAGAAGAGCCTCATTCGATGCTCCGGAAGAAAGCCTATGAAGCGGGCGCTTTCGATATTGTACATTCGCCGTTTGAGAATGCGGAAGTTTTAGCTCTGATTCAAAATCGTCTGGAGTTAAAACGTCTCCTGCAAGCTCAGATTCTGTTGGACGAATTAACTGGGGCCTATAATCGTAAATTTTTACAAGAGGAATTACAGCGCCAATGGGCGGAGTATGAACGCCATGAGACGACCTTTTCTGTTGCCCTTCTGGATTTAGATCGGTTCAAGAATATTAACGATACATACGGTCACGATACAGGGGATCAAGTGCTAAAACAGTTTGCTACCACCATTATGACGAATAAGCGCCAGGGGGATTTCTTTATCCGCTATGGCGGGGAAGAGTTCATGCTGGTGATGCCGAAGACAAGTCAGGAGCAGGCCAGTCTTATTGTGGATCGTCTTTTACAAGCGTTTGTTGCCCAGACGTTTGAGAAAGAAGAAGCTACGTTTAGCTGTTCTTTTTCATCCGGTGTGGCTGCTGTTCAAGATGAGATCAAGCACGGAGATGAGTTGATTTCAAAAGCAGATCAGGCTCTTTATATGGCAAAGCGGAACGGTCGGAATCAGGTTCGCGTGTACGATGAGAACGAAGGAGAATTGGGGCAGAAACTTGATGTCTTGCGGATCGGAATTATAGATGATGATCCAATTATCCATGAATTGTTGCAAGATCATCTAAGGAAATTAACATTCAAAGGTCACAGGGTTGAGCTCAGAACGTTCCGTGAAGGGGAAGAGTTCTTTGAATCCAAGTGGTATCAGCAGGACGGCAAATTCGTGCTGCTGTTAGATGGCGTGATGCCAAGGATGGATGGTCTTGAAGTATTGAGGAAGTTAAGGTCAGAATGCTCGGTTGATCAGTTCGTCATCATTATGCTGACGGGAAGAAAAAAAGATCAGGATATCGTAAAGGCATTGGACCTTGGAGCCGATGATTATATTACGAAGCCATTTAGCGTTTCAGAACTAGAAGCACGAGTAAAACGACTTGCTCAACGGTTGCTCTTTTAG
- a CDS encoding immune inhibitor A domain-containing protein, producing the protein MKKGKLITSALALTLALGPVASVNASVPSPSEVSKSKHVHQEGGSPFDLAIANDERLIQMLKENGTISKNASAEQAQEKLNQFLQAKQESAASMKEEGELQDAEQTTKEKLQKEINKNSLTNGKGNKLGQAKKNAPDGVEEEAYNGEMRTDKVLVLLVDYPDKPHNTLTADETDMYYDGEDAYSREHYQDMLFGEGGWTGPDGNTYDSMKQYYEQQSGGSYSVEGEVAGWYTASQPAAAYGGNYPTEEDSDVNARGLVKEALEAASADPNVDISDYDQWDRYDLDGDGDYLEPDGLVDHLMVIHSGVGEEAGGGSLGSDAIWSHRWNLGDITPISNTEASVGYWGGSMAAYDYTIEPEDGAVGVMAHEFGHDLGLPDEYDTQYTGEGEPVSYWSIMSSGSWAGDIPGTMPTGFSPYMKEMLQASAVVDNEGTKGNWQTGTEVNLEDVNGQGIEFLLDEAATKGTNNDVVKVNLPQKETVITTPASGENAYFSGSGDDLNNSLTTTVDLTNATSAEFNFKTWYDIEKDWDYAYVTVNGETVKSDITTDANPYDANEGNGITGSSNGWIDASFDLSAYAGQEVEVAIEYVTDGAVSQPGLYADDLSVVVDGEEVVFDDAEGDAKFGLDGFTKSDGIKRSEHYYLLEWRSHNGVDEGLANIRRGDSLMTFDDGLVVWYVDKKYSDNWTGNHPGEGFVGVVDADQKTLKWSDKSVASTRYQVHDAAFSLDKSEKLYLDYKDLLGITLKDNYTKRNPLFSDSEDYSNPGLVDAGRNVPEYGLNFRVTGESKDGTVGKVMIFKK; encoded by the coding sequence ATGAAGAAGGGGAAATTAATCACATCCGCTTTGGCGCTAACGTTAGCGCTCGGCCCAGTGGCGAGCGTAAATGCTTCAGTGCCATCGCCAAGTGAGGTAAGTAAAAGCAAGCATGTTCATCAAGAAGGTGGATCACCATTTGACCTGGCGATCGCAAATGATGAGCGATTGATTCAAATGTTGAAAGAGAATGGAACGATTTCTAAAAATGCATCAGCGGAACAAGCTCAGGAGAAGTTGAACCAATTCTTACAGGCTAAGCAGGAATCGGCTGCTAGTATGAAAGAAGAAGGTGAACTTCAGGATGCAGAGCAAACGACTAAAGAAAAGCTGCAAAAAGAGATCAATAAAAATAGCCTTACAAACGGCAAGGGAAATAAACTTGGACAAGCCAAGAAAAATGCTCCAGATGGGGTCGAGGAAGAAGCTTATAATGGGGAGATGCGTACCGATAAAGTACTAGTATTATTAGTAGATTATCCGGACAAGCCTCATAATACTTTAACAGCTGATGAAACAGACATGTATTATGATGGAGAAGATGCTTATTCTAGAGAGCACTACCAAGACATGTTGTTTGGCGAAGGTGGCTGGACAGGCCCAGATGGTAATACCTATGACTCTATGAAACAATACTATGAGCAACAATCTGGTGGAAGCTACTCTGTTGAAGGGGAAGTAGCAGGATGGTATACGGCTAGTCAACCCGCTGCTGCATATGGTGGAAACTACCCGACAGAGGAAGATAGTGATGTGAACGCTCGTGGGCTTGTAAAAGAAGCACTAGAAGCAGCTAGCGCTGATCCAAATGTTGATATCTCTGACTACGATCAATGGGACCGCTACGACTTAGACGGTGACGGCGACTACTTAGAGCCAGACGGCTTAGTTGACCATCTAATGGTTATTCATTCTGGTGTTGGTGAAGAAGCAGGCGGCGGAAGCTTAGGTTCAGACGCAATCTGGTCTCACCGCTGGAATCTTGGCGACATAACTCCTATTTCTAACACGGAAGCATCTGTTGGATACTGGGGCGGCTCAATGGCAGCATATGACTACACAATCGAACCAGAAGACGGTGCGGTTGGGGTAATGGCTCACGAATTCGGTCATGACTTAGGTCTTCCGGATGAGTATGACACGCAGTATACAGGTGAAGGTGAACCGGTTAGCTACTGGTCAATCATGTCTAGTGGTAGCTGGGCAGGAGATATTCCGGGGACAATGCCTACTGGCTTTAGTCCATACATGAAGGAAATGCTTCAAGCTTCTGCCGTTGTCGATAATGAAGGGACAAAAGGGAATTGGCAAACTGGAACAGAGGTTAATCTAGAAGATGTGAATGGACAAGGAATAGAATTCTTATTGGATGAGGCTGCAACGAAAGGGACAAACAATGACGTTGTAAAAGTCAATCTTCCTCAAAAAGAAACGGTTATTACCACGCCTGCTAGCGGTGAGAATGCCTACTTTAGTGGGAGCGGTGATGACTTAAATAATTCCTTAACGACAACAGTTGATCTGACAAATGCTACTTCAGCAGAATTCAACTTTAAAACGTGGTATGATATTGAGAAAGACTGGGATTATGCGTATGTAACGGTGAATGGTGAGACCGTTAAATCAGATATTACAACTGACGCCAATCCGTATGATGCTAATGAAGGGAACGGTATCACTGGTTCTTCTAATGGTTGGATCGACGCATCCTTCGACCTTTCTGCTTACGCTGGTCAGGAAGTAGAAGTGGCGATTGAATATGTAACAGATGGGGCGGTTAGCCAACCAGGTTTATATGCTGATGACCTATCTGTAGTCGTGGACGGAGAAGAAGTCGTATTTGACGATGCAGAAGGCGATGCTAAATTTGGTTTAGATGGCTTCACAAAATCAGACGGTATCAAGAGAAGTGAACACTACTACCTTCTTGAATGGAGAAGTCATAATGGCGTTGATGAAGGTTTAGCAAACATCCGTCGTGGAGATAGTTTAATGACCTTCGATGACGGCCTAGTGGTCTGGTATGTAGATAAGAAGTATAGTGACAACTGGACAGGAAATCATCCTGGTGAAGGGTTTGTTGGTGTAGTAGATGCGGACCAAAAGACGCTTAAGTGGAGTGATAAATCTGTAGCTTCTACTCGCTACCAGGTACATGACGCTGCCTTTAGTCTGGATAAGTCCGAGAAGCTCTATCTTGATTACAAAGATTTACTTGGTATTACCTTAAAAGACAACTATACCAAACGTAATCCGCTATTCAGTGATTCTGAAGACTACTCCAACCCTGGATTAGTTGACGCCGGACGTAATGTTCCTGAATATGGACTGAACTTCCGCGTTACGGGTGAAAGTAAAGACGGTACGGTTGGTAAGGTTATGATTTTCAAAAAGTAA
- a CDS encoding glycosyltransferase family 2 protein produces MEIIALVLQGLFQLFTLLFILYMVVVIGFYTVMLVISSRQLREQYGLNQKEPYEDYLDNIDAKPVSVIVPAYNEELGIYSSVRALLSMNYSEFEIIVVNDGSKDRTVDIMIEAFDMKRIPHVVRKQIDTESIRGIYQSSIHSNVYMIDKENGGKADALNAGINISHYPYVCSLDGDSVLERDAFLKVMKPIIESDGEVIAAGGSIRIANGCRIERGEVMEIGLAKSPLVVMQVIEYLRAFLMGRIGLSQNNLLLIISGAFGIFHKESVIRAGGYRRDTVGEDMELVVRLHRFMKEEKESSKIVYVPDPVCWTEAPEDTTILKRQRSRWHRGLFESLWHHKRMLFNPRYGSIGLISVPYFVFIELLGPIIEVLGYILVPIGVLTGIINVQVAILMFLLALLYGSILSMGAVLLEEWSLRRYPKERHVIRLFLYALSETFWYRPLTVFWRLLGLVQVARKQQGWGEMKRKGISQ; encoded by the coding sequence ATGGAAATCATAGCGTTAGTCCTACAAGGTCTATTTCAACTTTTTACACTCTTATTCATCTTATATATGGTTGTTGTAATTGGATTTTATACCGTCATGCTCGTGATCTCCTCAAGACAACTGAGGGAACAATATGGATTGAATCAAAAAGAGCCGTATGAGGACTACCTGGACAACATTGATGCTAAGCCTGTCTCTGTAATCGTTCCGGCCTACAACGAAGAGCTTGGTATTTATAGCAGTGTGCGGGCGCTCCTCAGTATGAACTATAGTGAATTTGAAATTATTGTTGTGAACGATGGATCTAAAGATCGAACGGTCGATATCATGATTGAAGCATTCGATATGAAAAGAATCCCACACGTTGTACGAAAACAAATTGATACAGAGTCCATACGCGGAATCTATCAATCATCTATTCATAGCAATGTGTATATGATCGACAAAGAAAACGGCGGGAAAGCGGATGCTTTAAATGCCGGCATCAATATTTCTCATTATCCTTACGTGTGTTCGTTAGACGGAGATTCTGTTTTAGAGCGAGATGCCTTCTTAAAAGTGATGAAGCCGATTATAGAATCAGATGGCGAAGTGATCGCAGCGGGTGGAAGCATTCGAATCGCGAACGGTTGCCGCATTGAACGGGGTGAGGTCATGGAGATTGGGCTAGCAAAATCTCCACTCGTAGTCATGCAGGTAATCGAGTATTTAAGAGCCTTCTTAATGGGGCGTATTGGTCTGAGTCAGAATAACTTGTTGCTGATCATATCAGGTGCCTTTGGGATTTTTCATAAGGAATCGGTCATACGCGCCGGTGGCTATCGCCGGGATACGGTGGGTGAAGATATGGAGCTTGTCGTAAGGCTCCACCGTTTCATGAAAGAAGAGAAGGAGTCTAGCAAAATCGTCTATGTTCCAGATCCCGTGTGCTGGACAGAAGCCCCTGAAGATACAACGATCTTAAAACGTCAGCGAAGTCGCTGGCACCGTGGGTTGTTTGAGTCACTTTGGCACCATAAACGGATGTTGTTTAATCCGCGTTACGGAAGCATCGGACTCATCTCTGTTCCCTATTTTGTATTTATTGAACTGCTTGGCCCTATTATAGAGGTCTTAGGTTATATCCTTGTTCCGATTGGTGTTTTGACAGGAATCATCAACGTACAAGTAGCCATCCTTATGTTTCTCCTTGCCCTTTTATATGGATCGATTCTTTCCATGGGTGCTGTTCTACTCGAGGAGTGGAGCCTCCGTCGGTATCCAAAAGAACGCCACGTGATCCGCTTATTCTTATACGCTTTATCTGAGACCTTCTGGTATCGCCCGCTGACTGTATTCTGGCGCCTCCTTGGCCTTGTGCAGGTTGCTCGGAAGCAGCAGGGTTGGGGAGAGATGAAGCGGAAGGGGATTTCGCAGTGA